In Lujinxingia sediminis, one genomic interval encodes:
- a CDS encoding caib/baif family protein — protein sequence MSDIPLDQRAFEKALSELVRTYRATTEGAASYHSDDSVRCHHCMFTTGSTDCSFCTYCRDCTNCTYCTQCTECEHCHQSSYCVRSKRCANSSYLILSEDCTDCVFCFGCVGLVKKEFHILNQKFSRDRYFKLVKELKAAMKIA from the coding sequence ATGAGCGATATCCCCCTGGACCAGCGTGCATTTGAGAAGGCCCTCAGCGAGCTGGTGCGAACCTACCGCGCGACCACCGAAGGCGCGGCCTCCTACCACTCCGACGACAGTGTGCGCTGCCACCACTGTATGTTCACCACCGGCAGCACCGACTGCTCCTTCTGCACCTACTGCCGCGATTGCACCAACTGCACGTACTGTACTCAGTGCACCGAGTGCGAGCACTGTCATCAGTCGAGTTACTGCGTGCGCTCGAAGCGCTGCGCCAACAGCTCCTACCTGATCTTGAGCGAGGACTGCACCGACTGCGTGTTCTGTTTCGGGTGTGTGGGGCTTGTGAAGAAAGAGTTTCATATTCTCAACCAGAAGTTCTCGCGCGACCGTTACTTCAAGCTCGTCAAAGAGCTTAAGGCGGCGATGAAGATCGCCTGA
- the mog gene encoding molybdopterin adenylyltransferase — protein sequence MSEILTVGVVTVSDRASRGDYDDISGPAIEAWLKRALVTPFETCVRLVPDERGQIGDAIVELCDIQGCQLVLTTGGTGPAVRDVTPEATLDVADREMPGFGERMRQISLKYVPTAILSRQVGALRGRSLIVNLPGSPRSIAEILDELFEAIPYCIELMDGPIIETDPEVVVAFRPKKKKVTP from the coding sequence GTGAGCGAGATCTTAACGGTCGGCGTGGTGACGGTTAGCGACCGTGCCAGCCGCGGTGATTATGACGACATCAGCGGCCCGGCCATTGAGGCCTGGCTCAAGCGTGCGTTGGTCACACCCTTTGAGACGTGCGTTCGCCTCGTCCCCGATGAGCGCGGGCAGATCGGCGATGCGATCGTCGAGCTCTGCGATATTCAGGGCTGTCAGCTGGTGCTGACCACCGGTGGCACCGGTCCGGCGGTGCGCGATGTGACGCCCGAGGCCACCCTGGACGTGGCCGACCGTGAGATGCCTGGCTTTGGCGAGCGCATGCGTCAGATCAGTCTTAAGTACGTGCCGACCGCCATTCTCTCCCGTCAGGTGGGCGCGCTGCGTGGCCGCTCGCTGATCGTTAACTTGCCCGGCAGTCCACGCTCGATCGCCGAGATCCTCGACGAGCTCTTTGAGGCCATTCCCTACTGCATTGAGCTGATGGACGGCCCTATCATCGAGACCGATCCGGAGGTCGTGGTGGCGTTTCGCCCCAAAAAGAAAAAGGTCACCCCGTGA